Proteins found in one Aminivibrio sp. genomic segment:
- a CDS encoding DUF2207 domain-containing protein → MAVKKTGSLLFSVCFAWILLWGASPLSAQERIVRFDVEAEIGTDASLTVTERIAVVAEGKDIRRGIIRSILTDFTDSEGRVRRAPLDLVSALLDGKPTQAQVSRAGERMEFRLGDPDVLLPFGEHVFTITYTTAGQLGFFEGHDELYWNATGNDWSFVIEKASFRLKLPGREFGEGFSAVEFYTGRTGEKGQDARPFPDGTVESAVPFAPGEGLTVVYSWPKGIIVQPSEPAPILERWGRSPYRAVHLAMPVVLLAVMLLFWIRWGKDPAPRPVIPLFSPPAGVEAGFARYVRTMMTDDKSFAAMILGMAVRGILAIEETTLAGEAAKRAGTLPSGAGTALKLLVKLAGTSYRLKLNREKLAGARLTEDERRLADDLFGSTRTEIHLSSADRPAIQDAFRRLGLGFRERGRPLLKTNLGKWIAGVVLFELYAVLMLILMILSGEPRFEPILALLSGPFLLLPLALPLPSGKGSFIAKFFVRVFFPGIFLFVVAGAGLAGASSGLDVDLLSLPGPFLCVGVLLVFKPLMRVRTEEGARLNESIEGLRMFITTAEKHRLEMPAPPEETPQLFETLLPYAFALDAAETWANRFQNVLAAANYTPSWYRGDLNTFTTVAGVAAFTSGFSGAVSSGTRSSGSGGSGSSGGGGGGGGGRGW, encoded by the coding sequence GCGGAGATCGGCACTGACGCTTCGCTGACCGTCACGGAGCGCATCGCCGTTGTGGCGGAGGGGAAGGATATCCGGAGAGGAATCATCCGGTCCATTCTCACCGATTTCACCGACAGCGAAGGAAGGGTGCGGCGGGCTCCCCTGGACCTCGTCTCCGCACTTCTCGACGGAAAACCGACCCAGGCCCAGGTGAGCCGCGCAGGCGAACGGATGGAGTTCCGCCTCGGCGATCCCGACGTTCTGCTGCCCTTCGGCGAGCACGTCTTCACCATTACGTATACGACCGCCGGGCAGCTCGGATTTTTCGAGGGGCATGACGAACTCTACTGGAATGCCACAGGGAACGACTGGTCCTTTGTCATTGAAAAGGCGTCCTTTCGGCTGAAACTGCCCGGAAGGGAATTCGGCGAGGGGTTTTCGGCCGTGGAATTCTACACCGGAAGGACCGGGGAGAAGGGGCAGGATGCCCGGCCGTTTCCCGACGGGACCGTGGAATCCGCTGTCCCCTTTGCACCAGGAGAGGGGCTCACCGTCGTCTATTCCTGGCCCAAGGGAATCATCGTCCAGCCTTCCGAGCCTGCACCCATACTTGAACGATGGGGCCGTTCCCCCTACCGGGCGGTCCATCTTGCCATGCCGGTCGTTCTCCTGGCAGTCATGCTCCTTTTCTGGATCCGGTGGGGAAAGGATCCCGCACCCAGACCCGTCATTCCTCTCTTTTCCCCTCCTGCCGGAGTGGAGGCGGGCTTTGCCCGGTATGTCCGCACCATGATGACCGACGACAAGTCTTTTGCCGCCATGATCCTCGGCATGGCCGTCAGGGGAATCCTGGCGATAGAGGAAACCACCCTCGCCGGGGAAGCGGCGAAACGGGCCGGGACGCTGCCCTCGGGGGCAGGCACGGCCCTGAAGCTCCTCGTAAAGCTTGCGGGGACGTCCTACCGGCTGAAGCTGAACCGGGAGAAGCTTGCCGGAGCACGACTGACGGAAGACGAACGAAGGCTCGCCGATGACCTCTTCGGCTCCACCCGCACGGAAATTCATCTTTCGAGCGCCGACAGGCCGGCCATCCAGGACGCCTTCCGCCGTCTCGGCCTCGGTTTCCGCGAACGGGGCAGGCCGCTGCTGAAGACAAACCTGGGGAAATGGATCGCCGGCGTGGTTCTTTTCGAACTCTACGCCGTGCTCATGCTGATCCTCATGATTCTTTCCGGAGAACCCCGGTTCGAGCCCATTCTTGCACTCCTTTCCGGTCCCTTCCTCCTTCTTCCCCTCGCCCTTCCTCTTCCTTCGGGCAAGGGGAGCTTCATCGCCAAATTTTTCGTCCGGGTCTTTTTCCCCGGCATTTTTCTGTTTGTCGTGGCCGGTGCCGGTCTTGCCGGAGCGTCAAGCGGCCTGGACGTGGATCTCCTGTCTCTTCCGGGGCCCTTCCTATGCGTGGGAGTGCTGCTGGTGTTCAAGCCCCTTATGAGGGTCAGGACGGAAGAAGGGGCCAGGCTCAACGAAAGCATCGAGGGCCTGCGGATGTTCATCACGACGGCGGAGAAACACCGCCTCGAAATGCCGGCCCCGCCGGAGGAAACGCCCCAGCTCTTCGAGACCCTCCTTCCATACGCCTTTGCCCTGGACGCCGCGGAAACATGGGCGAACCGCTTTCAAAACGTGCTCGCCGCGGCCAATTACACGCCCTCGTGGTATAGGGGCGACCTTAATACCTTTACCACTGTCGCCGGTGTGGCGGCGTTCACGTCAGGATTCTCCGGTGCCGTTTCCTCGGGGACACGGTCGTCCGGCAGCGGCGGAAGTGGCTCATCGGGCGGCGGAGGCGGAGGCGGAGGCGGCCGGGGATGGTAG